The following coding sequences lie in one Spinacia oleracea cultivar Varoflay chromosome 1, BTI_SOV_V1, whole genome shotgun sequence genomic window:
- the LOC130465951 gene encoding DNA mismatch repair protein MSH7-like gives MCRPSILPQSTSNTVCQNSKGPILNIKGLWHPFALRENGVPVPNDMILGEGTNGHHPRTLLLTGPNMGGKSTLLRAACLAVILAQLGCYVPSEMCVLSVADTIFTRLGATDRIMTGESKFHNSLFH, from the exons ATGTGCCGGCCTTCTATTCTACCACAGTCTACTTCTAATACGGTTTGCCAAAATAGCAAAGGACCTATACTGAATATTAAAGGATTGTGGCATCCATTTGCTCTAAGAGAAAATGGAGTTCCTGTCCCAAATGATATGATACTGGGAGAGGGTACAAACGGCCATCATCCCCGGACTCTGCTGTTGACTGGACCAAACATGGGGGGAAAATCAACTCTCTTGCGTGCTGCCTGTCTAGCAGTTATATTGGCACag CTTGGCTGCTATGTGCCAAGTGAGATGTGTGTGCTATCAGTTGCTGACACTATTTTCACGAGGCTTGGTGCAACTGATCGGATTATGACCGGTGAAAGTAAGTTTCACAATAGCCTTTTCCACTAA
- the LOC130465952 gene encoding DNA mismatch repair protein MSH7-like: MLIVAQYLRKIPDLERLLAKVKAMVHSQAILTMPLVGKKTLKQRVKVFGSIVKGFRIGMNLLILLHNDEHLMSLLSKVLDIPQLSEHNSLSEFLSQFEAAIDSDFPKYQVSFF, encoded by the exons ATGTTAATTGTGGCACAATATCTGCGCAAGATTCCAGACTTAGAAAGGTTGCTTGCCAAGGTTAAAGCTATGGTTCATTCGCAAGCTATACTCACGATGCCGCTGGTAGGAAAGAAAACATTGAAACAAAGG GTGAAAGTATTTGGATCGATTGTAAAAGGTTTTCGAATTGGGATGAACTTACTTATTTTGCTACACAATGACGAGCATCTCATGTCGTTGTTATCAAAAGTCCTGGACATCCCGCAGCTTAGTGAGCATAATTCCCTTAGTGAGTTTCTTAGCCAGTTTGAAGCGGCTATTGACAGTGACTTCCCCAAATATCAGGTCAGCTTCTTTTAG